The Filimonas lacunae genomic sequence CTGCTTCGGCCTCTATACTGTACCGGGCCGAAACTTCTTCCTTCTCTGTAATAGTGAGTGTTTGTATAGCAGTATCGATAATTTTTATTACATACTCCCCCTTTTCATTGGTGGTAACATCGCCCGCAGCTACCTTATCATTCCTTCTCTGGTCGCCGTTCCACAGGTATCGTGTTACCTTATAATTTACAGGCACATTGGCTAACGCTGCGCCGGCAAACGACCTTACTTTCACCGTTACCGCAAAACTATCTTTGAGTTGTAAAAACTGTTTCGGCTTTTCAATAGACAGGGTAAAATCGGGACGCTTGTATTCTTCTACTTTAAAATTTTCACCCTCTATTTCTATACTTTCCTCCACATCAAACTGCCACTCGCCGGTAGCGGCTTTGGCAGGCAGCTGAAAGGAGCCTGCAAAAGAACCAAACTCATTCAACGAAACGTACACAGAGTCTGCCTGCTTACTGAAAGCATCATTCAGCAACAGCAACAACCGGGCGCTATCTGTTTTCTCCGAAAGCTCCCGAAAGATTTTTTTGTAAAGGCCGGCTCCGACGTTTTGCCTGCTAAAAACGATGACCTCACCAGTTTGCGGATTGCGTGTTGTTACCAGCCCTTTAAAATATACCTTTTGTCCGGGGCGATAAATAGCCCTGTCGGTATACATCATCAAATGCATCTGGTCTTTATGATAATCTACCGGGTTGTCAAACGCTTCTTTATCATATACTTTATCGGGGATCACAGGCGTGGCATATCTTATCGCTTTTACCAAGGTATCGCCCGGTATGCTGATATAGGCATCCCCTTCTTTTGCATAGGTAAGCGTAACACTGCCATCTTTGTTAACCGGGTAGGTTTTATCCTGGTAAGTGATGACTGCATTGGTTTGTGGCGCAGTGGTGGTACGGTTAAACACAAACCATCGCGGCGAATGATCCAGCAGGATAAGATTGGTGACCGTAATATAGGCAAACCCAATATAGTCGGAATCTACCTGCGATAAAAGAGAATCGGAATACATCACCGCGTAATGCCCCGCAGGCAATGCCGGAAACTTCAGTAACATATTATGCCACTGGTAATCGTTTTGGGCAGGCAATGAAAACAGTGTGTCCCATACCGGTTTTGCCTGTGCCCATTGCCGCTCTGCATCTTTATTCCCGGGATACAACGGGTAAGGATTGGCATAGATGTTCACTATTTTTACATACAAACGGGGGGCATTGCGAAAATTGCAGAAAACAGGAATATCCTCCCCGGTTTTATACGTATCGTGCATATCCAGCGAAAATCCATTGACAGCAGCCTGTTGCTGCTGCTGCAACAGCTGCTGCCTGATATAAGGAAAACTGTCTATTAGCAACTGGTGCTGCTGGTACAACTGCTTTGCTATTACCAGGTTCCAACGGTATGCTGTATCAAATTGTCCATAATAAGCATATCCGCCCCAGCCTACCCGGCTGCTGGCTTTGTAAAGGGGATTATACTGTGCCGCCGAGGCATACAGCATAGCAGTTTGCTGATACACGCCATGCACTTTTACAAGGGGGTTGGATGATTGCACCAGCGTTTGCAGGTATTGTTTATATTGTACCCTGGTGGCAGAATCGCTATATGCGTGCTGACTTACATATTTCCTGAGCAACGACTCTATATAATAATACACCTCTTTATCTTCTTTATGCCATAGCATCCATTCTTTATAGGTATGCAGTATCGCTTTTGCATTGGCCTCCTGAGCCAGCTCACTATCCGGTAAAGCCACAAAAGCATCCGGCGAAAGGGTAAGCCAGTTGGGCTGTAGCACCTGAAAATTGGGATACCCGGCCTGTTGCTGCCCTTCCAGTACCGCCACATACATAATATCAGCCGTAGAAGGCGGAAACAATAGTATCAGCGGGGTACGTATCAACCATACCAACGACGCAGCGGTGACAGCACCAAAACGCTTACTCAGCACCAGGGCGCTATCCAGGTGCCACTGTGCAAGACTGTCTAACTGATTTTGCTCCAGCATTCCATACCGGATACCATCGCCCGAACCCCTAAACAGTATTTTATTGTGGCGGTGAAAAAACTGTTGCTTAAAAGTATAGATGCGTTGGGCCTTTAGCACGTGCATAATCATTTTAAGCATGGCCGGCGACCCGGCATTTTGCAGAACGCTATCAGCAAAACCCATATTCTTAAAAAACAGCGTGTCTTCGGTAGTAAGGTCTTTTACCTGCATGTGGTAATACATACACCTGCCCACCACCGCCCAGTTGCCCAGCCGGGCGGCTTGCTGCTGGTGTAATTGTAAATCACTGTCCAGCACCTGTAAATGATTTTTGTGGCGGATATCTTCCTCTGCCCGTTCCCAGGTAAAAGGCTTTTTCTCCTGTAAAAAAGCAGTGAATGGCAAGCATAAGCCAATCAGTAGTAAAAGGGTTGCCCAAACTTTCATTGGAATGGTTTTAGAAATGATGCAAGCGAACCTGTAATTACACATATTTTCTCCTGATTTTTCCATTCGGGACTTTTATTGGTATAATTATTCCTTTTTGCATGATAAAAATGCCCAAATTCAGCAAGGGACATCGCTGGCATCTGAAAGATAAATACCTTAGCATGACAAGGTAAAAAGGCAGTTCCGGTCTTTGTTATCAATTAGACAAAAGAATATATGAATTATACAACGCTTCTGGAAGAAGTGAAGCAATACGCCCTTCATTTCTTTAAATCGCATGAGGAAAACCCGTTTCTCTACCACAACCAGGACCATACCGAGCAGGTGGTGAAAGCAGCCACCCAAATGGCCAGTTATTACCAGTTGAACGATCGCGACGTTTTTATAGTGCTTACCGCAGCCTGGTTTCACGACATGGGCTATTATACCGGTCCGGCAGAAGGGCATGAAAAGAATGCCGCCGACCTGGCAGCCGTGTTTTTACGTCAGCATGGCGTAGACGAAGCCGATATTACCGAAGTACAGCAATGTATTATGGCCACCTGTATGAACGGCCAAACACCTGCCGGCCTGAAAGCCCAGATTGTAACCGATGCCGATTTGTTCCACTGGGGTACCGACGATTTTGCCGAGCGCAATAAACTGATGCGGAAAGAAGCGGAAGCCCGTTTAAATAAAAAGATCTCCAAAGAAGACTGGCAGCGTGGTACCATTAAACTGCTGAGCAGCCATCATTTTAAAACCACCTACGGCCAGCAGATACTGGAGCCTAAAAAGCAAAAGAACCTGGAAAAGCTGCGGATGAAGTTTGAAGAGGAGGCCACACCTATTAATATCAGCACCAAACCGGTATCGTTACCCGAAGCGGTTACCAGTAAAAAAACGAAAGACCGCCCCGAAAAAGGCGTGGAAACCATGTTTCGCATCAGCTCGGGCAACAATCAGCGTTTGAGTGATATGGCAGATAACAAAGCCCATATCATGATCTCTACCACTTCCATTATCCTGTCGGTGATATTGAGTGTGCTGTTGCGCAAGCTGGAAGATAACCCGCACCTGATTATCCCCACCATGCTGTTGCTGGTAGTGTGCGTTACCACCATGGTATTTGCTATACTGGCTACCCGTCCTAACTTATCGGACGGCACTTTTACCCAGCAGGACATTGATAATAAAAAAGTGAACCTGTTGTTTTTTGGCAACTTTTACCGCATGAGCTATGACGAATATGCCAACGGTATGAACGCGATGATGAACGACCGCGACTTTTTATACGGCAGCCTTACCAAAGACGTGTATTCGCAGGGGGTGGTGTTGAGCCGTAAATACCGTTTACTGCGCAAAGCCTACGATATTTTCATGTTTGGTATTGTTTTATCGGTAGTAGCCTTTGCCTTTGCCACCATCATCTTTGGACATTAATATTGATACAACAGCATGGAAGAGTATTTCTTTAACCGTGATATCAGCTGGCTATATTTTAACGAAAGGGTTTTGAACGAAGCGGCTTCAGAAACAGTGCCCCTGCTGGAAAGGGTTAAATTCCTTTCTATCTATTCCAGCAACCTGGATGAATTTTACCGGGTGCGTATGCCTGCCTTGCGGGCATTGGAAAAAGTGACCAAAGAAAAAAACACACTGCCTTATGAAGAAGCTGCCGCCCTTATTAACCGGCAGCAACAGCAATATGGCGATATATTGAACAATAGCATTATTCCCGCTTTACAGCAATACGGCTATACTTTTATTAATAATGACGCCCTGCCCGAAAGCGTTGCACAAAACAGTACCCAGTGGTTTTATAACCAGGTGGCCGGCTTTTTACAGCCGGTGCTGTTGCAAATGGGCAGGAACGACTTTTTTCCGGAGAACAACCAGTTATACCAGTTAGTGGTGGTGCAGTATGAAAATGCTGCTGAACAGCTATACCTGGTAAACATACCCGTGGCCAACGTAGGACGTTTTTACAAAGCTTCTAATGGCGAAGGTGTGTATATCATTTTTGTGGAAGACATTATACGTCATCACCTGCCCCATGTGTTTCCCGGAGCTACTATACATGGCGCCTGGAACATTAAGATTACCCGTGATGCGGAGTTAGACCTGCAGGATGAGTATGGTGAAGACCTGGCAGATAAAATGGAGAAGCAACTGGTAAAACGCGACTATGGTTTTGCCACCCGCTTTTTATACCCGCCAGACATGCCCCTGCGCCATCTACAATACCTGGTGCAATTGTTTAACCTGAACAAAGCTTCTATTGTAGAAGGCGGCAGGCATCATAACCTGAGAGACCTGGACGCCCTGCCGGTGAGCGATAAACAGCTTACCTACCCATCGTGGGCACCCGCCCCTGATGGTATGCACTTGCAGAACACTACTTTGCTGGAAGCCATTAGCGAGCGCGACCGGGTGATACATGCCCCCTATCAGAGCTACGACAGCATTCTGCGCTTTTTTAACGAGGCGGCCATGAACCCTGATGTGGAGGAAGTATACACTACCTTATACCGGGTGGCCAGCAACTCCCGCATAGCCCAGGCGCTGATCAGCGCTGCCCGCAACGGTAAAAAGGTATCGGTGCTGGTGGAACTGAAAGCCCGTTTTGACGAAGCCAATAACATACGCTGGGCTAAAAAGATGAAGGCGGCAGGCGTTAAAATACTCTACAGCAGCAATGCCTTAAAAGTACACGCCAAAATAGCGCTGGTAAAAAGAAAGCATGCTACCCTGCCCTACCTGGGCCTGCTGGCAACCGGCAACCTCAACGAAACAACCGCCCGTTTTTATACCGATCATATTTTACTCACCGCCCACCAGGCGATGCTGGCGGAGATGAAGCAGCTTTTTACCTTTTTAACCAAACGCAAAAAGCCGGAGCAGGAAGATGCGATTAACTTTACCCATTTGCTGGTTGCGCAGTTTAACCTGCAACGACAGTTTTTAGCACTGATTGACCGGGAAATAGCCAACGCGCAGCAGCAATTGCCGGCAGCTATTACTATTAAGATGAACAACCTGGAAGAAGCCGTGCTCATTAAAAAATTATACGAGGCTTCGAACGCAGGGGTGAAAATCACTTTAATAGTACGCAGCATTTGCCGCCTGGTGCCGGGCATTCCTGGTATGAGCGAAAACATTACTATTAAAAGAATTGTAGACCGCTACCTGGAGCATGGACGCGTGTTTATTTTTCATAACAACGGAACGCCTGAAGTGTATATGGGTTCGGCTGACTGGATGAACCGCAATATATACCGCCGCATAGAAGTATGCTTCCCGGTATATGATGCCGCCATTCAGCAGCAGCTGCAGCAGATCATCGCCCTGCAAACTTCCGACAATGTGCAGGCCGTATGGATCAACAGTCAGTTACAGAACGTACCTGTTACCGCAGAAGAGCCGCTGATACGTTCGCAGGAAGCGATCTATCAATTATTACTTAACACTACTACCTTATGATACGTCGTACCTTCATTACCATCGCTTTTTCCGGTATTTGTGCCTTTCCTATACTGGCAGGCTGCAACATGACCAAAAAGCAGGATCCTACCCCCGCGGCCTATAACCTGAACAAACCGGAAAAATTCAGCATGCCTGAAAGCCTGCTGGAGATATCGGGCATTTCGTTTTACAAAGGCCGTCCCGACAGCATTTATTCTATACAGGACGAAAACGGCAAGCTGTTTCGTATGGCCTGGCAACAGGGCAAGCAAGCACATGCTCATTTTGGCAAAACCGGCGATTATGAAGATGTAAGCATTGTAAAAGACCAGGTGATTATTTTAAAAAGCAATGGCAGTTTGTTTCAGTTTCCTTTTACCAGCGCCACTTATCCCGAAATTGATCACGCCAAAGAATGGAAGCACCTGCTACCCAAAGGCGAATATGAAAGTATTTATGGCGACGACAGCACCGGGCTGGTATATGTACTGTGCAAAAACTGCGACCAGGATAATAACAAGAAAGTAGCATCCGGCTTCATCTTTCAGCTACAGGGCGACTCGCTGTTTGCCCAGGGCAACTTTAGCATAGATGTAGGCCAGATCAAGGATATAGCAGGCAAAGTGAAAAGAGGCTTTCGCCCTTCGGCACTGGCTAAAAACCCACTCACAGGAGAATGGTTTATTATTTCGGCCGTCAACAAAATGATAGTGATAGCCGATAGCCGGTTTACGGTAAAAGAAGTGTATCCTTTAAACGGCAACACGTTTAACCAGCCGGAAGGCATTGCTTTTGACAAGAATGGCGACCTGTATATTTCTAATGAAGGCTCGGACCTGAGCAGTGGCAATATTTTGAAATTTAAAAGACTAACCCGATAATCAACCATCCGATGAACAAACTGCTACCCCTACTACTGTTTGCCTTTTTAGGCAACCGTGTGCATGCACAGGACAGCGTGCAATACCGCGTTATTTTTATAGGTGACGCCGGTGAAATGAATGCAGAACAGCAAAAATCGCTGCAACACGCCGCCAATCATATTATTACGGGCAAAACCACGGTATTATACCTGGGTGATAACGTTTACCCGCATGGCATGGGCCTGCCTGGCAGCAAAGAAGAAACTACCTCGCAACAAATATTACAATCGCAATACCTGCCCATGCGCGCCAAAGGGGCGCCGGTATATTTTGTACCCGGCAACCACGACTGGGACAAGATGGGACCGAAAGGGCTGGCTAAAATAAAACGCCAGTGGCAATACCTGGATGAACGCGGCGATTCGTTGCTGCAACTGATACCTGCCAATGGTTGTCCTGATCCGGTAGAAATTCCTTTAACCGATAGCCTCACTATTATCGCTTATGATAGTGAGTGGTGGTTGTTTCCTTTTAGTAAAAACAACCCGGATGGAGAATGCGCCTGTAAAACCAAAAAGGATGTGCTGATACGACTGGCTGAATTGCAATATAAAAACAGGAACAAGATTGTACTGCTGGCATCGCACCACCCTTTTCAAAGCTATGGTGTGCATGGTGGTGTATTTACCTTCAAAGATCACCTGTTTCCCTTAACAGCCGTTAACCACAACCTGTATATCCCTTTACCGGTGATAGGCTCGTTATATCCTTTCCTGCGTTCTACCTTCACTAACCCCGAAGATTTGAAGCATCCTTTGTATAAGGATATGAAAAAGCGCATAGATGCCGTGTTTGCTACCAACCCTAACATGATACATGTTGCCGGTCACGAACATGGTTTGCAGTTTATCAAAGACAAAAAGCAGGTACAGGTAGTAAGCGGTGCAGGCGCTAAACACACCAATGCCAAAAAAGGAAAGTACTCGCAGTTTGCAGAAGCCACACAAGGCTATGTAACGGCCGATTTGTTGCTGAACGGCCACATGCGTTTTACCTATTATGTATACGAGAGCGATACCATACGCAATGCTTTTACCTACGAGCAGGCCTATACCCCTGTGATAGAAAAAAGTGATACCAGCCTGATAGCACAATATAAAGACAGTGTTACCGTAGCCGTGCACCCCTCGTACGATAAGCCCGGTGGCTTTCACCGCTGGATATTTGGCGAGAACTACCGCAAGGAATGGGCAATGCCTGTAACGTTGCCGGTGATTCGCCTGTCGGAAATACATGGCGGCCTGACGCCCCTGCAATTGGGTGGCGGCATGCAAAGTAAATCGCTGCGCCTGCAGGATAAAGAGGGTAAGGAATGGGTGATACGCAGTGTGGAGAAAACGCCGGACGCCCTGTTGCCTGCCGGTTTGCAGGATGCGTTTGCCCGCGACTGGCTGGATGATGTTACCAGCGCCCAGCATCCGTTTTCGGCCCTGAGTGTACCGCCTATTGCCAATGCCGTAAAGGTGCCGCATGCCCATCCTATTATAGGTGTGATGGCCCCTGATAAAAAGCTGGGACTGTATGAGAACATTTTTGCCAACATGGTAGTGTTGCTGGAAGAGCGGGAACCCGGTGGCGAATCGGACAACTCCGAGAAAATGAAAAAGGCCCTGTGGAAGGATAACGAAAACGATATTAAAGCCAAAGAAATGCTGCGCGCGCGTATGCTGGATGCGTTTTTAGGCGACTGGGACCGTCACGAAGACCAATGGCGCTGGCGTAACGAAGGCAAAGGCAAGGACAAACTGTATGTAGCCGTGCCACGCGACCGCGACCAGGTGTTTCACGTTACCCAGGGTGTGCTGCCCTGGCTGGCTTCGCAGGATTATGTATTGCCTACCCTGCGCAACTTCGACAACAAAATGGGGCATATTCAGTGGCTGCTGTTTAAAACCCGTTTTGTAAATGCCTATCCTTCTTTCCAGTTTACCCGCGCCCAGTGGCAGGAAGAAGCGAAGAAATTCCAGGAAAGTTTGACCGATTCGGTACTGGAAGCGGCATTGCGCCAGCTGCCCGCTCCTGCTTACCAGTTAAGACATCAGCAATTGATGAGCACGATGCAGGAACGCCGCAGCAGCCTGCCGGCCGCCATGGACAAATACTATTGCTTTACGCAGAAGATAGCGGACATACAAACCAGTAATAAAAACGAACTGGTACAAATTACCGATGGTGCCAATGGAGGTTTACAGGTGCGTATATCCCGTTTAAATAAGAATAAAGAAGTGAAGGAAGAGCTGATGAACAAAACCTACGAAGCTGGTCTTACCAAAGAGGTTCGTTTATTCATTGGCAATGGTGAGGATAGTGTGATCATTGACAACAAAACCACCGATATTAAACTGCGCATTATAGGCGGGCACGATGCCAAATCGTATAACGTAGTAGCTGCCAACCGTAAAGTGTTGTTGTACGACCGGGCTAATCAAAGTAGTTTTAACGGCGATTTCTCCCGTTTCAGAAAACGTATATCTGACGATAGCCTGAACACTGCTTTTACACCTGTAAACCTGTATAACAGCTGGATGCCCCTGGCACTGGTGGGTTTAAACAGGGATGATGGTTTTATACTGGGCGCTGGCTTCCGTCATATTAAGCAGGAAGGTTTTCGCCGTTACCCTTACTCGGTAATGCAGCAGGTGCTGGCAGGCCATTCCTTTAGCACCGATGCGTTTTATGTAAAATACCGTGGCGAATGGATTGGCAGCCCCGGCAGACCAGACTTTATATTAAGCGCCACTGCCAAAGCTCCTAACAACACCATTAACTTTTATGGCCGTGGCAACGAATCGGAGTTTAATAAAACCGGCGATTTTGTTCGTTTTTACCGCACCCGTTTCAGCATTTACGATGTAAATCCGGAACTGCGCTGGAGAAGCCAGGGCAACAAATCGAGCGTTAGCATTGGTCCTGCGCTGGAATATTACGAATTTGACCAGGACGATAATGCCGGCCGCTATATTACCAGTGGTGGCAAAATTGGTTCGTACGATAGTTCCTCTATTACGCAAAGCAAGTTACATGCGGGCGCAACGGTTACCTATATATTTGACAACCGCAATAACAAAGTAATACCCCAATGGGGCAGTTATGTGAACATTAAAGTAAAAGCTTACCAGGGAGTGAGCAGCTACGCCAAAAGTTTTGCCCAGATTATTCCGGAAGTGGCGCTGTACAAAAATTTGAACGCCAAAGCGTCTATTGTACTGGCTGAACGCCTGGGAGGTACTATAACCGTAGGAAAATCAGCCTTTTATCAATCGGCTTTCCTGGGCGGACACGAAAACCTGCTGGGTTACCGCCAATATCGTTTTTCGGGTCAGCACAGTTTGTATAACAACCTGGAAATGCGCATTAAACTGGCCGATGTGGCCAACTATATTTTACCCGGACAATTGGGAATCACCGGGTTCTGGGATATTGGCCGCGTTTGGGAGCAGAGTGAAGATTCAGGTAAATGGCACAATGGTGTAGGCGGCGGTATTTATTTTGCCCCCGTTTCGATGGTTGCATTTAGCTTTGTGGTAGGAAATTCATCAGAAGGATGGTATCCCTATTTTACGATGGGTTTCCGTTTCTGATAAAGTTTGAAGAAAGGCAGTTAAAAGAGAGGAGAACATGAAGACAACGTTGTTAAACCTGGCAGAAGGAACCAGCAGCCCGTATAAGCTGGAAGCCGTATTGTCCTTTAAACCCTTTATCCAGTTTCTAGAAAATAAATTACAGGAAGAACATACCGCCAAGGCCACCCATTACCGGGTGGCTCTTGACGCTTTTGCCAAATATCCCGAATTACAGGAACCTGTTGCGCCTGAAAAGGCTGCACAATATAAAGAGGTGCTGGAGCAGATTTATGCGATAGCGACTCCCCCGTTAATATCGGAACAGAACTTTTTATGGGCAGTGTGTACGCCCGTATCGCCGGTGGTGTTTTATGCCACTCATGCTTTTTACGACATGCTTACGGTAGACAGGCCGGATAATACCAATATCTGCAACCTGAAACCCAACATGATTCAACAGAGCGAGGAAGAATGGCGCGTGAATAAGCTCATGCGCATTTACGCCCTGATATTGCATAAACTCTATAATATATCGTTTGGCCATACGGACATGATTCATAAAACCATAGATGAATGTACCGGGCTGGAACGTTATTACCGCCTTGACTTTGACGACCGCTTTTTACAGATACATACCAAAGGGCCTTTACCGGAGTTAACCATGGAATCGTTGCAGGATCAACTGCCTGCCACCAACCATCCGCTTACGGTGCTGGAAAAGAAACTGCCGCTGGATATGTTCCATTTTGAAGGGCTGTCTATCATTTCTTTAACCGATGTTACAGCCGAACACGCCATTACCACGCTGCGGGATATTGTAGTAGAGCACGCGCAAACCGCCAGCAACGAAAACTTTGCACGCATAGAGCTGGCTTTAAAAAGCATGATAGGTAGCCCCGATATAGGGTTTGGCCTGTTGCCGCTGTTAAAGATCAACAATAAATATGTGTTTAAAAACGGGGTAGGCTTGCAAAGTACCCTGATAGAACTGGCCCGCCAGCATGGCTTTGGAGAAGATATGTTCCAGGGCTTTGTGCAAAGTTATGTGGCATCGCCGCGTATTGTGTTTTTGCGTTCTATCACCCCGCTACACCAGGATTTGTCGCCGGCATTGAAAATACTGGCCGATCATAATATATTTTCTTTTGTCATTGTTCCGCTTTACTACCAGGGCAGCCTGGCAGGTGTGCTGGAAGTGTTTTCGGATAAAGAGAACATGATTAACGAGCGCATGCTGAGTCAGCTGAACGCCGCATCGTTAACGCTATCGCAGTTATTGCAACAATCGAGGGAAGATTTAAAGAACGATATTACCCGTATTATCAACGATAAGTTTACGCCCTTACAGCCCGCTGTGCAATGGAAGTTTAACGAAGCTGCCTGGAACTACCTGCAACAGGAGCAGGAAAACACCACACCGCAAATACCCCGTATTGCCTTTGAAGATGTGTACCCGCTATACGGCGCGGTAGATATACGCAACAGCACGGAAGAACGGAACCAGGCACTGAAAACCGATCTGGAAACCCACCTGCGTTTGCTGGACAGCACATTGCAGGCCATACAGCAGTGCGATACCTGCCTTATCAGCAGCGAAACGAAGAAGAAGTGTGAAGAGTGGCAGCATAAGGTGAAAGTAAGTACCAACCTTTCGCCCTACCATGCTATGAAGCTGGAAGACTACCTGCACCGCGAAATACCTGCTTTTCTGAAAAGTCTTAAAGCCAGTCATTCAGGTCCGGCTTCTGTTATTGATGCCTATATGCAGGCGATCAATCCTAAAGATGGCATTACGTTTCAGCAACGCCGCGAGCTGGAAACCTCTATGCAGCTGATTAACGCCACAGTAGGTAAAACACTGGATGTGTTTAACGAAAAACTGCAACTGAAATACCCCTGTTATTTTGAGAAGTTCAGAACAGACGGGGTGGAATATGATATTTACGCGGGCCAGAGCATTGACCCCACCCGCCATTTTGATGCGTTGAGCCTGGTAAAAATAAGGCACCGCCAACTGAAAGTGATGGCATTGCTGGCACAACAAACCAAAGCTTTGTTGCCTTTAATGCCCAAAGCACTGCAAACCACGCAGCTGATTTTTGTGCACGGTACACATATAGATATTGCTTTTCGTGCCGATGAAAAAAGGTTTGATGTAGAAGGCAGCTATAACATACGCTACCAGGTAGTGAAGAAACGCATTGACAAAGCTTATATCAAAGACACTGCGCAAAGGCTTACACAGCCCGGCACCATTGCTATTGTATACTCAGGCAAGAACGAAATAGCCGATTACCT encodes the following:
- a CDS encoding Pycsar system effector family protein, with the translated sequence MNYTTLLEEVKQYALHFFKSHEENPFLYHNQDHTEQVVKAATQMASYYQLNDRDVFIVLTAAWFHDMGYYTGPAEGHEKNAADLAAVFLRQHGVDEADITEVQQCIMATCMNGQTPAGLKAQIVTDADLFHWGTDDFAERNKLMRKEAEARLNKKISKEDWQRGTIKLLSSHHFKTTYGQQILEPKKQKNLEKLRMKFEEEATPINISTKPVSLPEAVTSKKTKDRPEKGVETMFRISSGNNQRLSDMADNKAHIMISTTSIILSVILSVLLRKLEDNPHLIIPTMLLLVVCVTTMVFAILATRPNLSDGTFTQQDIDNKKVNLLFFGNFYRMSYDEYANGMNAMMNDRDFLYGSLTKDVYSQGVVLSRKYRLLRKAYDIFMFGIVLSVVAFAFATIIFGH
- the ppk1 gene encoding polyphosphate kinase 1 produces the protein MEEYFFNRDISWLYFNERVLNEAASETVPLLERVKFLSIYSSNLDEFYRVRMPALRALEKVTKEKNTLPYEEAAALINRQQQQYGDILNNSIIPALQQYGYTFINNDALPESVAQNSTQWFYNQVAGFLQPVLLQMGRNDFFPENNQLYQLVVVQYENAAEQLYLVNIPVANVGRFYKASNGEGVYIIFVEDIIRHHLPHVFPGATIHGAWNIKITRDAELDLQDEYGEDLADKMEKQLVKRDYGFATRFLYPPDMPLRHLQYLVQLFNLNKASIVEGGRHHNLRDLDALPVSDKQLTYPSWAPAPDGMHLQNTTLLEAISERDRVIHAPYQSYDSILRFFNEAAMNPDVEEVYTTLYRVASNSRIAQALISAARNGKKVSVLVELKARFDEANNIRWAKKMKAAGVKILYSSNALKVHAKIALVKRKHATLPYLGLLATGNLNETTARFYTDHILLTAHQAMLAEMKQLFTFLTKRKKPEQEDAINFTHLLVAQFNLQRQFLALIDREIANAQQQLPAAITIKMNNLEEAVLIKKLYEASNAGVKITLIVRSICRLVPGIPGMSENITIKRIVDRYLEHGRVFIFHNNGTPEVYMGSADWMNRNIYRRIEVCFPVYDAAIQQQLQQIIALQTSDNVQAVWINSQLQNVPVTAEEPLIRSQEAIYQLLLNTTTL
- a CDS encoding SdiA-regulated family protein codes for the protein MIRRTFITIAFSGICAFPILAGCNMTKKQDPTPAAYNLNKPEKFSMPESLLEISGISFYKGRPDSIYSIQDENGKLFRMAWQQGKQAHAHFGKTGDYEDVSIVKDQVIILKSNGSLFQFPFTSATYPEIDHAKEWKHLLPKGEYESIYGDDSTGLVYVLCKNCDQDNNKKVASGFIFQLQGDSLFAQGNFSIDVGQIKDIAGKVKRGFRPSALAKNPLTGEWFIISAVNKMIVIADSRFTVKEVYPLNGNTFNQPEGIAFDKNGDLYISNEGSDLSSGNILKFKRLTR
- a CDS encoding BamA/TamA family outer membrane protein; translation: MNKLLPLLLFAFLGNRVHAQDSVQYRVIFIGDAGEMNAEQQKSLQHAANHIITGKTTVLYLGDNVYPHGMGLPGSKEETTSQQILQSQYLPMRAKGAPVYFVPGNHDWDKMGPKGLAKIKRQWQYLDERGDSLLQLIPANGCPDPVEIPLTDSLTIIAYDSEWWLFPFSKNNPDGECACKTKKDVLIRLAELQYKNRNKIVLLASHHPFQSYGVHGGVFTFKDHLFPLTAVNHNLYIPLPVIGSLYPFLRSTFTNPEDLKHPLYKDMKKRIDAVFATNPNMIHVAGHEHGLQFIKDKKQVQVVSGAGAKHTNAKKGKYSQFAEATQGYVTADLLLNGHMRFTYYVYESDTIRNAFTYEQAYTPVIEKSDTSLIAQYKDSVTVAVHPSYDKPGGFHRWIFGENYRKEWAMPVTLPVIRLSEIHGGLTPLQLGGGMQSKSLRLQDKEGKEWVIRSVEKTPDALLPAGLQDAFARDWLDDVTSAQHPFSALSVPPIANAVKVPHAHPIIGVMAPDKKLGLYENIFANMVVLLEEREPGGESDNSEKMKKALWKDNENDIKAKEMLRARMLDAFLGDWDRHEDQWRWRNEGKGKDKLYVAVPRDRDQVFHVTQGVLPWLASQDYVLPTLRNFDNKMGHIQWLLFKTRFVNAYPSFQFTRAQWQEEAKKFQESLTDSVLEAALRQLPAPAYQLRHQQLMSTMQERRSSLPAAMDKYYCFTQKIADIQTSNKNELVQITDGANGGLQVRISRLNKNKEVKEELMNKTYEAGLTKEVRLFIGNGEDSVIIDNKTTDIKLRIIGGHDAKSYNVVAANRKVLLYDRANQSSFNGDFSRFRKRISDDSLNTAFTPVNLYNSWMPLALVGLNRDDGFILGAGFRHIKQEGFRRYPYSVMQQVLAGHSFSTDAFYVKYRGEWIGSPGRPDFILSATAKAPNNTINFYGRGNESEFNKTGDFVRFYRTRFSIYDVNPELRWRSQGNKSSVSIGPALEYYEFDQDDNAGRYITSGGKIGSYDSSSITQSKLHAGATVTYIFDNRNNKVIPQWGSYVNIKVKAYQGVSSYAKSFAQIIPEVALYKNLNAKASIVLAERLGGTITVGKSAFYQSAFLGGHENLLGYRQYRFSGQHSLYNNLEMRIKLADVANYILPGQLGITGFWDIGRVWEQSEDSGKWHNGVGGGIYFAPVSMVAFSFVVGNSSEGWYPYFTMGFRF